In the Ictalurus punctatus breed USDA103 chromosome 7, Coco_2.0, whole genome shotgun sequence genome, one interval contains:
- the prtfdc1b gene encoding phosphoribosyltransferase domain-containing protein 1b, with translation MAQLKEKTPTHRGVVIPDDWPGYRLDLFTYPAHYSGDLDCVYIPHGVIMDRTERLARDILEDLGDHDIVVLCVLKGGHQFCADLVERIQVLNRNSSRSLLMTVDFIRVKSYLNDHSTPDLQMIGAESLSVLAGKNVLIVEAIVDTGKTLQTLLTHVRAFKPKLIKVAGLLVKRVPNQDVCLPDYVGFEIPNHFVVGYALDYNEYFRDLNHICVMSEDGKQKYRL, from the exons ATGGCACAGCTGAAAGAGAAAACACCGACTCACAGAGGCGTCGTG ATCCCAGACGATTGGCCGGGGTACCGTCTGGATCTGTTCACCTATCCGGCGCATTACAGTGGGGATCTGGACTGCGTCTACATTCCACATGGAGTCATCATGGACCG GACGGAGCGACTGGCGCGCGACATCTTGGAAGATCTGGGTGACCACGACATTGTGGTGCTATGCGTGCTGAAGGGAGGCCACCAGTTCTGCGCCGATCTGGTGGAACGCATTCAGGTGCTGAACCGCAACTCCAGCAGGTCTTTACTCATGACTGTCGACTTCATACGAGTCAAGAGCTACCTG AATGATCACTCGACGCCGGACCTCCAGATGATCGGCGCCGAGAGTCTGTCTGTACTCGCCGGGAAG AACGTCCTGATTGTGGAG gcTATAGTGGACACAGGCAAGACTCTGCAGACGCTGCTGACTCACGTCCGAGCCTTTAAACCCAAACTGATCAAAGTGGCAGG GTTGTTGGTGAAGAGGGTCCCTAATCAAGACGTCTGTCTCCCTGACT ATGTTGGGTTTGAGATCCCTAACCACTTCGTAGTCGGCTACGCTTTAGACTATAATGAATATTTCAGAGATCTTAAT CACATCTGTGTGATGAGTGAAGATGGGAAACAGAAGTACAGACTCTGA